The Zootoca vivipara chromosome 4, rZooViv1.1, whole genome shotgun sequence genome has a segment encoding these proteins:
- the CLNS1A gene encoding methylosome subunit pICln isoform X3, translating to MSFLKPLVAPTEGVRLRQPETEAVLGGRGLGTGSLYIAESRLSWIETSGLGFSLDYPIISLHAISRDLNAYPWEHLYVMVNAKFEVEESKEDGMGEKEEEEEEEEDGSNDDLEPISEFRFVPSDKSALEAMFSAMCECQALHPDPEDEDSDNDYEEIGQGDIPSFYTYEEGLSRLTAEGQATLERLEGMLAQSISTQYHMAGVRTEDSIRDFEDGMEVDAAPAVAGQFEDADVDH from the exons ATGAGCTTCCTGAAGCCTCTCGTGGCGCCTACCGAGGGGGTCCGGCTTCGGCAGCCCGAAACGGAGGCCGTGCTGGGGGGACGAGGCCTGGGCACCGGGAGCCTCTACATCGCCgagag CCGCCTGTCATGGATAGAGACTTCAGGCCTCGGGTTCTCGTTGGACTATCCCATCATAAGCTTGCATGCCATCTCCAGGGATCTGAATGCTTATCCGTGGGAGCATTTGTACGTCATGGTAAATGCAAAGTTTGAAG TAGAAGAATCAAAAGAAGATGGcatgggagaaaaagaagaggaggaggaggaggaggaggatggcagCAATGATGATCTTGAGCCCATTTCAGAATTCAGATTTGTACCCAGCGACAAATCAGCCT tGGAAGCCATGTTCTCTGCCATGTGTGAATGCCAAGCCCTGCATCCTGATCCTGAAGACGAAGACTCTGACAACGACTACGAGG AAATTGGCCAAGGTGACATCCCATCCTTCTACACTTACGAAGAAGGCCTGTCACGTTTAACTGCTGAGGGTCAGGCTACCCTGGAGAGGCTGGAGGGCATGCTGGCACAATCTATAAGCACTCAGTACCACATGGCTGGGGTGCGGACAGAAGATTCCATCAGAGACTTCGAAG ACGGAATGGAGGTGGATGCAGCCCCGGCAGTTGCTGGGCAGTTTGAAGACGCAGATGTTGATCACTGA
- the CLNS1A gene encoding methylosome subunit pICln isoform X1, whose protein sequence is MSFLKPLVAPTEGVRLRQPETEAVLGGRGLGTGSLYIAESRLSWIETSGLGFSLDYPIISLHAISRDLNAYPWEHLYVMVNAKFEVEESKEDGMGEKEEEEEEEEDGSNDDLEPISEFRFVPSDKSALEAMFSAMCECQALHPDPEDEDSDNDYEGEEYDVEAHEIGQGDIPSFYTYEEGLSRLTAEGQATLERLEGMLAQSISTQYHMAGVRTEDSIRDFEDGMEVDAAPAVAGQFEDADVDH, encoded by the exons ATGAGCTTCCTGAAGCCTCTCGTGGCGCCTACCGAGGGGGTCCGGCTTCGGCAGCCCGAAACGGAGGCCGTGCTGGGGGGACGAGGCCTGGGCACCGGGAGCCTCTACATCGCCgagag CCGCCTGTCATGGATAGAGACTTCAGGCCTCGGGTTCTCGTTGGACTATCCCATCATAAGCTTGCATGCCATCTCCAGGGATCTGAATGCTTATCCGTGGGAGCATTTGTACGTCATGGTAAATGCAAAGTTTGAAG TAGAAGAATCAAAAGAAGATGGcatgggagaaaaagaagaggaggaggaggaggaggaggatggcagCAATGATGATCTTGAGCCCATTTCAGAATTCAGATTTGTACCCAGCGACAAATCAGCCT tGGAAGCCATGTTCTCTGCCATGTGTGAATGCCAAGCCCTGCATCCTGATCCTGAAGACGAAGACTCTGACAACGACTACGAGGGTGAGGAATATGACGTGGAAGCCCACG AAATTGGCCAAGGTGACATCCCATCCTTCTACACTTACGAAGAAGGCCTGTCACGTTTAACTGCTGAGGGTCAGGCTACCCTGGAGAGGCTGGAGGGCATGCTGGCACAATCTATAAGCACTCAGTACCACATGGCTGGGGTGCGGACAGAAGATTCCATCAGAGACTTCGAAG ACGGAATGGAGGTGGATGCAGCCCCGGCAGTTGCTGGGCAGTTTGAAGACGCAGATGTTGATCACTGA
- the CLNS1A gene encoding methylosome subunit pICln isoform X2, giving the protein MSFLKPLVAPTEGVRLRQPETEAVLGGRGLGTGSLYIAESRLSWIETSGLGFSLDYPIISLHAISRDLNAYPWEHLYVMVNAKFEEESKEDGMGEKEEEEEEEEDGSNDDLEPISEFRFVPSDKSALEAMFSAMCECQALHPDPEDEDSDNDYEGEEYDVEAHEIGQGDIPSFYTYEEGLSRLTAEGQATLERLEGMLAQSISTQYHMAGVRTEDSIRDFEDGMEVDAAPAVAGQFEDADVDH; this is encoded by the exons ATGAGCTTCCTGAAGCCTCTCGTGGCGCCTACCGAGGGGGTCCGGCTTCGGCAGCCCGAAACGGAGGCCGTGCTGGGGGGACGAGGCCTGGGCACCGGGAGCCTCTACATCGCCgagag CCGCCTGTCATGGATAGAGACTTCAGGCCTCGGGTTCTCGTTGGACTATCCCATCATAAGCTTGCATGCCATCTCCAGGGATCTGAATGCTTATCCGTGGGAGCATTTGTACGTCATGGTAAATGCAAAGTTTGAAG AAGAATCAAAAGAAGATGGcatgggagaaaaagaagaggaggaggaggaggaggaggatggcagCAATGATGATCTTGAGCCCATTTCAGAATTCAGATTTGTACCCAGCGACAAATCAGCCT tGGAAGCCATGTTCTCTGCCATGTGTGAATGCCAAGCCCTGCATCCTGATCCTGAAGACGAAGACTCTGACAACGACTACGAGGGTGAGGAATATGACGTGGAAGCCCACG AAATTGGCCAAGGTGACATCCCATCCTTCTACACTTACGAAGAAGGCCTGTCACGTTTAACTGCTGAGGGTCAGGCTACCCTGGAGAGGCTGGAGGGCATGCTGGCACAATCTATAAGCACTCAGTACCACATGGCTGGGGTGCGGACAGAAGATTCCATCAGAGACTTCGAAG ACGGAATGGAGGTGGATGCAGCCCCGGCAGTTGCTGGGCAGTTTGAAGACGCAGATGTTGATCACTGA
- the AQP11 gene encoding aquaporin-11 encodes MDVSEACISLFVMAVTMMVTAGCRRLVRQSHKPNILCFFLELTGIFQICACTHEICLLADLPPKPHVALALTYVFTALHGLTLPSSINNPSSSFQLLCKGKITAKTWWLQTSAQFTGAVLAHLYIKLIWMLGMTSVHLKTAAENCSTTPIQTTLAKAFVLELLFSLLLHLTLQTFESMNPNTKVHLVAMLITIMVYEGGHLTGAIFNPALAFSLHISCFAQPEKFWNYLLVYWVAPCIGSVLVFLVWDEILPLLHRQRSV; translated from the exons ATGGATGTCAGTGAAGCCTGCATCTCACTGTTTGTGATGGCAGTTACAATGATGGTCACGGCTGGCTGCAGGCGACTGGTCAGGCAGTCTCATAAGCCAAATAtcctctgcttcttccttgaGTTAACTGGAATCTTCCAGATCTGTGCCTGTACTCATGAGATTTGTCTACTGGCTGATTTGCCACCCAAACCTCATGTGGCACTTGCCCTCACTTACGTTTTCACTGCTCTTCATGGTTTGACTTTGCCCAGCAGCATCAACAACCCCTCCAGCAGCTTTCAACTTCTCTGCAAGGGTAAGATCACAGCCAAGACTTGGTGGCTACAGACTTCAGCTCAGTTCACTGGAGCAGTATTGGCTCATCTTTACATCAAATTAATCTGGATGTTGGGGATGACATCGGTGCACTTAAAGACAGCAGCGGAGAATTGCAGTACTACCCCAATTCAAACTACCTTAGCAAAAGCTTTTGTCCTAGAACTCCTATTCTCTTTATTGCTCCATCTGACCTTACAGACCTTTGAATCAATGAACCCCAacacaaaggtccatctagtcgcCATGCTGATTACCATTATGGTATATGAAG GAGGACATCTCACAGGAGCCATATTTAACCCAGCTCTGGCTTTTTCTTTGCACATAAGTTGTTTCGCTCAGCCTGAGAAATTTTGGAATTATTTATTGGTATACTGGGTTGCACCATGCATAG GGTCTGTGTTGGTGTTTTTGGTATGGGATGAAATCCTTCCTTTACTTCACAGACAACGGTCTGTGTAA